The following are encoded in a window of Mycobacterium decipiens genomic DNA:
- the rpmJ gene encoding 50S ribosomal protein L36 yields MKVNPSVKPICDKCRLIRRHGRVMVICSDPRHKQRQG; encoded by the coding sequence GTGAAGGTGAACCCGAGCGTTAAGCCGATCTGTGACAAGTGCAGGCTGATCCGCCGGCACGGGCGAGTTATGGTGATCTGTTCCGACCCGCGCCACAAGCAAAGACAGGGCTAG
- the infA gene encoding translation initiation factor IF-1 — MAKKDGAIEVEGRVVEPLPNAMFRIELENGHKVLAHISGKMRQHYIRILPEDRVVVELSPYDLSRGRIVYRYK, encoded by the coding sequence ATGGCCAAGAAGGACGGTGCCATAGAGGTTGAGGGGCGCGTGGTTGAGCCCCTGCCCAATGCCATGTTTCGCATTGAGCTGGAGAACGGCCACAAGGTGCTCGCCCACATCAGCGGCAAGATGCGTCAGCACTACATCCGCATCCTGCCCGAGGACCGGGTGGTGGTGGAGTTGTCACCCTACGACCTATCCCGGGGCCGCATTGTGTACCGGTACAAGTAG
- a CDS encoding LLM class F420-dependent oxidoreductase, producing the protein MTEAIALKPDLGRFGVWLGTRSIAPELAARIETLGYGAAWIGASPDADLAWVEPALAQTTSLQLATGIVNIWPSPATAVAQSFQRIESTYPGRFLLGVGVGHSEHTQEYRKPYDALVEYLDELDTGGAPASRRVLAALGPRMLRLSAERSAGAHPYLTTPEHTAKARDLVGNSVFLAPEHKVVLTTDRAEARAVGRKFIDFYLGLSNYVSNWLRLGFTEDDVRKPGSDKLIDALVASGTPDAIAQRLNEHLDAGADHVAIQVLGRSSEDALSELAGAVLG; encoded by the coding sequence ATGACCGAGGCGATTGCACTCAAGCCCGATCTGGGCAGGTTCGGCGTGTGGCTGGGTACCCGCTCCATCGCCCCCGAGCTGGCGGCCCGGATCGAAACACTGGGCTACGGCGCCGCCTGGATCGGGGCCTCCCCCGACGCCGATCTGGCTTGGGTCGAACCAGCGCTGGCCCAGACCACGTCGCTACAGCTGGCCACCGGGATCGTCAACATCTGGCCGTCACCGGCCACGGCAGTCGCCCAGTCCTTTCAACGCATCGAAAGCACCTATCCGGGAAGGTTTCTGCTCGGTGTCGGGGTGGGGCACTCCGAGCACACCCAGGAGTACCGCAAACCCTACGACGCACTCGTCGAGTACCTCGATGAGCTCGACACCGGCGGGGCACCCGCCAGCCGTCGGGTGCTCGCCGCGCTTGGCCCCAGGATGCTGCGGTTGTCCGCGGAACGCAGCGCCGGCGCCCACCCGTATCTAACGACGCCGGAACACACGGCCAAGGCGCGCGATCTGGTGGGCAACTCGGTGTTCCTGGCCCCGGAGCACAAGGTGGTGCTGACCACCGACCGTGCCGAAGCCCGCGCGGTCGGCCGCAAGTTCATCGACTTCTACCTGGGCCTCAGCAACTACGTGAGCAACTGGCTGCGTCTCGGGTTCACCGAAGACGACGTGCGCAAGCCCGGCAGCGACAAGCTGATCGACGCCCTGGTGGCCTCTGGCACCCCGGACGCGATCGCGCAGCGCCTCAACGAGCATCTAGACGCCGGAGCCGACCACGTCGCGATCCAGGTGCTGGGCCGCTCCTCCGAAGACGCACTAAGCGAGCTGGCGGGGGCAGTGCTCGGTTAG
- a CDS encoding lipoprotein LpqH, with protein sequence MIGGAPQNVSGPVVCSTNEGKFSIAIGDMLTGVIVGLEQDASAVRSAGLGTVDGVVLSFTEGAPGNSASATKNGNFYKITGTATGVDNAGQQVSKSFEVDVTCP encoded by the coding sequence ATCATCGGCGGTGCGCCCCAGAACGTCAGTGGCCCGGTGGTGTGCTCGACGAACGAGGGCAAGTTCTCCATCGCCATCGGCGACATGCTGACCGGCGTCATCGTCGGCCTCGAGCAGGACGCATCGGCGGTCCGCAGCGCTGGGCTCGGCACCGTTGACGGCGTGGTGCTGAGCTTTACCGAAGGCGCGCCCGGCAACAGCGCCAGCGCCACCAAGAATGGCAACTTCTACAAGATCACCGGCACCGCCACCGGCGTCGACAACGCCGGGCAGCAGGTCAGTAAGTCCTTCGAGGTCGACGTCACCTGCCCGTAG
- the rpsM gene encoding 30S ribosomal protein S13, translating into MARLVGVDLPRDKRMEVALTYIFGIGRTRSNEILAATGIDRDLRTRDLTEEQLIHLRDYIEANLKVEGDLRREVQADIRRKIEIGCYQGLRHRRGLPVRGQRTKTNARTRKGPKRTIAGKKKAR; encoded by the coding sequence ATGGCTCGACTAGTCGGCGTCGATCTGCCGCGCGATAAGCGGATGGAGGTCGCCCTGACCTACATCTTCGGCATCGGCCGTACCCGCTCGAACGAAATCCTGGCGGCCACCGGTATCGACCGGGATCTGCGCACCAGAGATCTCACCGAAGAACAGCTGATCCACCTGCGTGACTACATCGAAGCCAACTTGAAGGTGGAGGGTGACCTGCGCCGTGAGGTGCAGGCCGACATCCGTCGGAAGATCGAGATCGGCTGCTACCAGGGGCTGCGGCACCGCCGCGGTCTGCCAGTACGCGGTCAGCGGACAAAGACCAACGCGCGGACCCGTAAAGGCCCCAAGCGCACCATCGCAGGCAAGAAGAAGGCCAGGTAA
- the rfbC gene encoding dTDP-4-dehydrorhamnose 3,5-epimerase, with the protein MKARELDIPGAWEITPTIHGDSRGLFFEWLTDHGFSAFAGHRLDVRQVNCSMSAAGVLRGLHFAQLPPSQAKYVTCVSGSVFDVVVDIRLGSPTFGRWASVLLDDLDRRTIYISEGLAHGFLALQDNSTVMYLCSAEYNPQREHTICATDPTLAIDWPLVDGATPSLSDRDAAAPSFDDVRASGLLPTWEQTQRFIGSLRGD; encoded by the coding sequence ATGAAAGCACGCGAACTCGACATCCCCGGCGCCTGGGAGATCACCCCGACCATCCACGGCGATTCCCGCGGACTGTTCTTCGAATGGCTTACTGACCACGGGTTCAGTGCGTTCGCCGGTCACCGTTTGGACGTCCGGCAAGTCAACTGCTCGATGTCGGCAGCCGGTGTGCTGCGTGGCCTGCATTTCGCCCAACTGCCCCCGAGCCAGGCCAAGTATGTGACCTGCGTTTCCGGGTCGGTGTTCGACGTCGTCGTCGACATCCGCTTGGGCTCACCGACGTTCGGCCGGTGGGCCTCGGTTCTGCTCGACGACCTAGACCGTAGGACGATCTACATCTCCGAAGGCCTGGCGCATGGATTCCTTGCGTTGCAAGATAATTCGACGGTGATGTACCTGTGCTCGGCGGAATACAATCCGCAGCGCGAGCACACCATTTGCGCCACCGACCCGACCCTGGCAATCGACTGGCCGCTGGTCGATGGGGCCACCCCAAGCCTGTCCGATCGCGATGCCGCGGCCCCCAGCTTCGACGACGTGCGCGCGTCCGGCCTCCTGCCGACCTGGGAGCAGACCCAACGATTCATCGGGAGTTTGCGCGGCGATTAA
- the rfbB gene encoding dTDP-glucose 4,6-dehydratase produces MRLLVTGGAGFIGANFVHSTVREYPDDAVTVIDALTYAGRRESLADVEEAIRLVEGDITDAELVSELVAESDAVVHFAAESHVDNALDDPEPFLHTNVIGTFVILEAVRRHGVRLHHISTDEVYGDLELDDAARFTESTPYNPSSPYSATKAGADMLVRAWVRSYGIRATISNCSNNYGPYQHIEKFIPRQITNVLTGRRPKLYGSGANVRDWIHVDDHNSAVRRILEKGRIGRTYLISSEGERDNLTVLRTLLRMMGRDPDDFDHVTDRVGHDLRYAIDPSTLYNELCWAPKHTDFEEGLRATIDWYRDNEAWWRPLKDAAEARYEERGQ; encoded by the coding sequence ATGCGGTTGCTCGTCACCGGTGGCGCCGGCTTCATCGGCGCCAACTTCGTGCACAGCACGGTGCGCGAGTATCCCGACGATGCGGTGACGGTAATCGATGCCCTCACCTACGCCGGCCGGCGCGAGTCGCTGGCCGACGTCGAGGAGGCCATCCGGCTGGTCGAGGGCGATATCACCGACGCCGAGCTGGTTTCGGAGCTGGTTGCCGAGTCCGACGCGGTCGTGCATTTTGCCGCCGAATCCCATGTCGACAATGCGCTGGACGACCCGGAGCCGTTCCTACACACCAACGTGATCGGGACGTTCGTCATCCTGGAAGCGGTACGACGCCACGGTGTGCGGCTGCACCACATCTCCACCGACGAGGTCTACGGTGACCTGGAGCTCGACGACGCGGCGCGATTCACCGAGTCCACGCCTTACAACCCGTCGAGTCCGTACTCGGCCACCAAAGCGGGCGCCGACATGCTGGTCCGGGCTTGGGTGCGGTCGTACGGCATACGTGCGACGATCTCCAACTGCTCCAACAACTACGGGCCCTATCAGCACATCGAGAAGTTCATCCCGCGCCAGATCACCAACGTGCTTACCGGCCGTCGGCCCAAGCTGTACGGCAGCGGCGCCAACGTGCGTGACTGGATCCACGTCGACGACCACAACAGCGCGGTCCGGCGAATCCTGGAGAAGGGCCGAATCGGCCGAACCTATCTCATCAGCTCCGAGGGTGAGCGCGACAACCTGACCGTGCTGCGCACGCTGCTGCGAATGATGGGCCGCGATCCCGACGACTTCGACCACGTGACCGACCGCGTCGGCCACGATCTGCGCTACGCCATCGACCCGTCCACGCTGTACAACGAATTATGCTGGGCGCCAAAGCATACCGACTTTGAAGAGGGCTTGCGGGCCACCATCGACTGGTACCGGGACAACGAAGCCTGGTGGCGTCCGCTGAAGGACGCGGCGGAAGCTCGGTACGAAGAACGCGGTCAATGA
- the rpsK gene encoding 30S ribosomal protein S11 translates to MPPKKATGAPKKGQKTRRREKKNIPHGAAHIKSTFNNTIVTITDPQGNVIAWASSGHVGFKGSRKSTPFAAQLAAENAARKAQEHGVRKVDVFVKGPGSGRETAIRSLQAAGLEVGAISDVTPQPHNGVRPPKRRRV, encoded by the coding sequence ATGCCACCGAAGAAGGCAACTGGGGCGCCCAAGAAGGGCCAGAAGACCCGCCGGCGGGAGAAAAAGAATATCCCGCACGGTGCCGCCCACATCAAGAGCACGTTCAACAACACGATCGTCACCATCACCGACCCGCAGGGCAACGTCATCGCCTGGGCGTCGTCGGGACACGTCGGCTTCAAGGGGTCCCGGAAATCCACCCCGTTCGCGGCCCAGCTAGCCGCAGAGAACGCCGCGCGCAAGGCGCAGGAGCACGGGGTGCGCAAGGTCGACGTGTTTGTCAAGGGCCCGGGCTCGGGCCGCGAGACCGCGATCCGGTCGCTGCAGGCCGCGGGCCTGGAGGTCGGCGCGATCTCGGATGTGACCCCCCAGCCGCACAACGGCGTCCGCCCACCCAAGCGTCGCCGGGTTTAG
- a CDS encoding LLM class F420-dependent oxidoreductase, whose protein sequence is MTDSAPNKPHFGRFGSFGRGVTPQQAREIEALGYGAVWVGGSPPAELSWVEPVLEATTTLQVATGIVNIWTAPAKPVADSFHRIEAAYPGRFLLGIGVGHREAVSQYRNTQNALGALSEYLDRLDEYGVPANRRVVAALGPRVLGLSARRSAGAHPALTTPEHTARARELIGPSPFLAPLHQVVLTTDPEKARTVGRKALDIYFNLANYRNSWKRLGFTDDEVTQPGSDRLVDAMIAYGTPEEIAARLTEHLDAGADHVPVQVLTKDDNLVSALAELAGPLGVHQRT, encoded by the coding sequence ATGACCGATTCTGCTCCCAACAAACCCCATTTCGGCCGATTTGGATCCTTCGGACGCGGCGTAACGCCCCAGCAGGCCAGGGAAATCGAGGCCCTGGGCTATGGGGCGGTCTGGGTGGGCGGCTCGCCGCCCGCCGAGCTGTCCTGGGTGGAACCGGTTCTGGAAGCGACCACCACGCTGCAGGTGGCCACCGGCATCGTCAACATCTGGACTGCGCCTGCCAAACCGGTCGCCGACTCGTTCCACCGGATCGAGGCGGCCTACCCGGGCCGTTTCCTGCTGGGTATCGGCGTCGGGCATCGTGAGGCGGTCAGCCAATACCGCAACACCCAGAACGCGCTAGGCGCGCTCTCGGAGTATCTGGACCGGCTCGACGAATATGGCGTGCCCGCCAACCGTCGGGTGGTGGCCGCGCTGGGCCCTCGGGTCCTGGGCCTTTCCGCACGACGTAGCGCCGGCGCGCACCCGGCCCTGACCACTCCCGAACACACCGCACGGGCCCGTGAGCTGATCGGCCCCTCGCCCTTCTTGGCGCCCCTACACCAAGTCGTGTTGACCACCGACCCCGAAAAGGCCCGCACGGTGGGTCGCAAGGCGCTCGATATCTACTTCAACCTGGCCAACTACCGCAACAGCTGGAAAAGGCTGGGCTTCACCGACGACGAAGTCACCCAGCCGGGCAGCGACCGCCTGGTCGACGCCATGATCGCGTACGGTACTCCCGAAGAGATCGCGGCACGGCTGACCGAACATCTCGACGCCGGCGCCGACCACGTCCCGGTCCAGGTCCTTACCAAAGATGACAACCTGGTCTCGGCGCTGGCCGAACTGGCGGGGCCGCTCGGAGTGCACCAACGAACCTAG